CCCACTGAATTAACCCGGCCTTATTGGTCTAGGCCTGACCCGTGGGcccatgatccactcctatgttccCGGATTCGGGCTGCCCATGACCCTCTCCCACCCTGATCCGCTACCGTACTTCTCCGTTTTAGCTCGGCCACTTGTGTCTCCCATATCGATTTCCACCGGGCTTTTTCATATGATCGGGCCTCAAACCGTGACCCGCTATTCGCGTAAAAAGCCAAGTGTAAACCCTTTGCCATACTACTATCATAACGAGCTCGAGCTTCAGGGTCAGATAAAGTCTGGTACGCTTCTTGGACCATAATAAACCTCATGGTATACTCGTCGAGCCGTTCTGGTGGTGACACATCAGGGTGGTACTTCAACGCCATTTGTTTATATGCTTTTTTGATCTCGGATGATGTCCCAGTTTCAGATATACCTAGTAAGTCGTACAAGGTTTCTTCATGTGACGTTGTGTATAAACTACTAATGGTCCTGCTTGTGGCCTTAGGGACCGTTTTGATGGAACATAACGGGCTTTTGAGACGAGTGTTGTGAAAGTTTAATGAAGTTATGTGAAATGAAGATGAAGTAAATGAATTTGTGTAGGAATTTGAAGGCGGCTTGAATTGGATTTGAATTCTAGAAGAAGAAATGGACTTTGAATATATCATTTTGGATTGTGTGTTTATTTTGGGGCAGAagttggtttatatatatataaaagaaaaaaagtGATTAGACTAATTTAGCAGGACCCACCCCTCCCATAAGAAGCTTCTTAAAACCCCGCACACGGAGAATAAGGATTAGCAATTTGACATTAGATAATCATTACCTAATGAATGAATATGTATAGAGTATAAATAAGAAGACCAAATCATCATTTGTAAGTAGGGGTTTAAATATTCGATTTTAAATTATAATTTGAAAAATTGAACTAAATGGATAACGAAGAAAATCATAGATAATTTATGGTCGacttttggttcaatttatatctCTAAAAATCTCATCTTCAGTTAATTTTTTGAAGTAAGGTAAATCGATATCAAAACTAAAAGTCAAATTCAAAATGAGTTTTTATTGTTTTAATCGAAATCGAACcaaaattaaatttattattagtttGATTTTCGTTAAAAAAATCTTTTGAAAAAGCTGGGGAATTTTATTACCAATACTAAAAGGCTATAATACAAAAGATAAGATAGCACCAAGAAGCTAACTAGATAAATAACACCAAATTATACAACAAGTAACATTATGGGCCGACTTACTAAGAGCGCATAAGGTGTCTGTCGTCGGTGACACCGTCGAAATCGACGTCAACCTTGAAATTGATTCCAGCCCACCGTCGCTCCATGTCAATTTCAGCATCGATTGTCCATCGTCGGCCAACGGACAacggtttttttttattattattctattttAATATTAGTCTACGTCATATTGACCTTCAACTGAACACCGGACGATATCCCACTTAATCAGTTTCAAGGTTCTTCTTCGACCTTCAAATGAACATTGAAAATGAACTACAAATACCTTGTGTTCTAAGCTTAAAATATTGAATTCAGCTTCACCTAAATTCTCGGTCATGCTATCAAATATTTTAAAATTGAATAAAATAAACCCAATAAATCGAGAAACTCAATTAATATCATTCTTAAATTATATTCTTAAATTAAATTATATTGAGAACagttataaataatatatttatatatttatttatttatctattaatataaaaagttgaTACAGTAATTTATCAAATAATTTTGTGCGAATTTTTCAAATCAGCATTAGTCTCTTCTTAATTGCCCCTTGATCTCCAATAACCTTTTCCTTTCCCCGCATCTGTCGcattttttaacttataaaaaatcATTAGTTTGAAGGCAAATTGTTA
This genomic stretch from Rutidosis leptorrhynchoides isolate AG116_Rl617_1_P2 chromosome 11, CSIRO_AGI_Rlap_v1, whole genome shotgun sequence harbors:
- the LOC139877385 gene encoding chaperone protein dnaJ 20, chloroplastic-like; the protein is MIYSKSISSSRIQIQFKPPSNSYTNSFTSSSFHITSLNFHNTRLKSPLCSIKTVPKATSRTISSLYTTSHEETLYDLLGISETGTSSEIKKAYKQMALKYHPDVSPPERLDEYTMRFIMVQEAYQTLSDPEARARYDSSMAKGLHLAFYANSGSRFEARSYEKARWKSIWETQVAELKRRSTVADQGGRGSWAARIREHRSGSWAHGSGLDQ